A portion of the Paenibacillus hamazuiensis genome contains these proteins:
- a CDS encoding GntR family transcriptional regulator encodes MEHRARRVSKDIAYLELKERIINGKMKPGQNFNEESIAAELEISRTPLREAIQRLEMEELVLRQSNGRLKVASISRKEVEEIFIVRSMLEGFVARNAASCAEEKHIQALTSILENIKFATEQGNEDDITLYGSEFHSYLYELSGRSTTIKILSMLNDHINRYRSLIKHSRGRQGKAVEEHQRILDFIAAKDADGAERAMKEHILSSLDTAIKSIENYEKNMGQLS; translated from the coding sequence ATGGAGCATCGAGCTCGCAGGGTTTCGAAAGATATAGCTTATCTCGAGTTGAAAGAAAGAATTATTAACGGCAAGATGAAGCCGGGCCAAAATTTTAACGAGGAAAGCATTGCGGCGGAACTGGAAATTAGCCGGACCCCACTTCGCGAAGCGATTCAAAGGCTGGAGATGGAAGAACTGGTTCTTCGCCAGTCGAACGGGCGGCTGAAGGTCGCTTCCATTTCCCGAAAGGAAGTTGAAGAAATTTTCATCGTTCGCAGCATGCTTGAAGGATTTGTGGCGAGAAATGCCGCCAGCTGCGCTGAAGAAAAGCATATTCAGGCACTTACGTCTATCCTGGAGAATATTAAATTCGCGACCGAACAAGGAAACGAAGACGATATCACTTTGTATGGAAGCGAATTTCATTCTTACCTTTATGAATTAAGCGGACGAAGCACGACGATAAAAATATTAAGCATGCTCAACGATCATATCAACCGATACCGTTCGCTTATCAAGCACAGCAGGGGCAGGCAGGGGAAGGCCGTTGAGGAACATCAGCGGATTCTAGATTTCATTGCGGCAAAAGATGCCGACGGTGCGGAACGGGCGATGAAGGAGCATATTTTGAGCAGTCTCGACACGGCTATCAAAAGCATTGAAAATTATGAGAAGAACATGGGACAGCTTTCTTGA
- a CDS encoding trans-sulfuration enzyme family protein, with protein MGEWKFDTRLIHAAQKPDPATRAISQTVTPAVAYAFTSAEAAAAVVSGEAEGVYYGRYGNPTSRVLEQKIAELEGGEDALAVSSGMAAISISLLAFLKQGDHVVVTKDVYGGTYSFLTSLAPRFGIEFDFVDCTDIEAVQRAIKPSTKALYIETPSNPCLTVLDIRALSSVAKRFAIPMIVDNTFMTPYLQRPIELGADVVVHSATKYINGHGDVIAGLIVGKEQHIHMMRKKLMGDLGQNLNSWESFLALRGLKTMGLRVERHCSSAQKIAEFLEIHPAIENVYYPGLQSHPQHLLAKKQMKAMGGIVAFEVRGGFKEGKTFINSLKLAMISFSLGDPETLVQHPASMTHYSIPPGERAKFGITDGLIRFSVGLEDPEDIIADLNQALQKIKLPKSVNN; from the coding sequence ATGGGAGAATGGAAATTCGATACTCGACTTATTCACGCGGCACAAAAACCGGATCCAGCTACAAGAGCCATATCGCAAACGGTCACCCCTGCGGTAGCTTACGCATTCACTAGCGCTGAAGCTGCGGCTGCGGTCGTTTCCGGGGAGGCGGAGGGTGTTTATTATGGACGGTACGGAAACCCGACATCCCGCGTATTGGAGCAAAAAATCGCCGAACTTGAAGGCGGTGAAGATGCGCTGGCGGTAAGTAGTGGTATGGCCGCTATTTCGATTTCACTGCTGGCTTTTTTGAAGCAAGGCGATCATGTCGTGGTCACCAAAGATGTATATGGCGGGACATACAGCTTTCTGACCTCGCTCGCCCCCAGATTCGGCATCGAATTCGATTTTGTCGATTGCACGGATATAGAGGCCGTACAGCGGGCTATTAAGCCAAGTACGAAAGCATTATATATCGAAACTCCATCCAATCCGTGTCTTACCGTACTCGACATTCGGGCGTTATCGTCCGTAGCCAAAAGGTTTGCCATTCCAATGATTGTTGACAACACCTTTATGACACCGTACTTGCAACGGCCGATCGAGCTGGGAGCAGATGTGGTCGTTCACAGCGCAACCAAATACATTAACGGGCACGGAGATGTGATTGCTGGTTTGATCGTCGGCAAAGAGCAGCACATCCACATGATGCGGAAAAAGCTGATGGGCGATTTGGGGCAAAATTTAAACTCCTGGGAGTCGTTCCTGGCTCTAAGGGGATTAAAAACGATGGGGCTGCGCGTCGAAAGACATTGCAGCAGCGCTCAAAAAATCGCCGAGTTTTTAGAGATTCACCCGGCTATTGAGAATGTGTATTACCCGGGGCTGCAATCTCATCCGCAGCATCTGCTTGCCAAGAAACAAATGAAAGCGATGGGCGGTATCGTCGCTTTCGAGGTTAGAGGGGGCTTCAAAGAAGGCAAGACATTCATCAATTCGTTAAAGCTGGCCATGATCTCGTTCAGTCTCGGTGATCCGGAAACGTTGGTGCAGCACCCTGCTTCCATGACCCACTATTCAATCCCTCCCGGCGAGAGAGCGAAGTTCGGCATTACGGACGGTCTGATCCGTTTCTCCGTCGGACTGGAAGATCCGGAAGATATTATTGCCGATCTTAATCAGGCTTTGCAGAAAATAAAGCTGCCTAAATCGGTCAACAATTGA
- a CDS encoding uroporphyrinogen decarboxylase family protein: protein MKITGTMRIKAALRGEKLDRVPYSFWTHLPLIDLDPVRLAEETYRFYKTYDLDFIKNMPNGMFSIEDFGCVSDYAKVPHGGVAEIVKYGIESPDDWTRLVEPDVTDGALGRELDSLELLLDKVKGEAPVVVTIFTPLTTASKLCGPLMLKHIKQYPEQVKAGLELITRVTVNFAKEALRRGCAGVFCANQMATYSQLTEEEYIQFGVPYDKQVLNSISNDSWFNILHIHGTDIMHKLLIDYPVHAFNWHIWETAPSVSEFIKLVPDKTIVGGLQRFHITNGRMEDLRHEIKEVSGLVNNNKLILAPGCVIRYPVRQAVLEELTGEIIRSTGTVAEK, encoded by the coding sequence ATGAAAATAACGGGAACTATGCGAATCAAAGCAGCATTAAGGGGTGAGAAGCTGGATCGGGTCCCATATAGCTTTTGGACCCATTTGCCGCTCATCGATCTTGATCCTGTGCGGCTGGCCGAGGAAACGTACCGTTTTTACAAAACCTATGACTTGGACTTCATTAAAAATATGCCTAACGGTATGTTTTCCATCGAAGACTTCGGCTGCGTGTCCGATTATGCGAAAGTTCCCCATGGGGGCGTAGCGGAGATCGTCAAATACGGAATCGAATCGCCCGATGATTGGACGCGTCTCGTGGAACCGGATGTGACCGATGGCGCCCTCGGCAGAGAGCTGGATTCACTGGAGCTTCTCCTTGACAAAGTGAAGGGGGAGGCTCCGGTCGTCGTCACTATCTTTACTCCTTTGACGACGGCCTCTAAGCTTTGCGGTCCACTGATGCTTAAGCATATCAAACAATATCCGGAGCAAGTCAAAGCGGGTCTGGAGCTGATCACGCGCGTAACAGTAAACTTTGCCAAAGAAGCTTTGCGAAGGGGCTGCGCCGGCGTTTTTTGCGCGAATCAGATGGCAACTTACTCCCAACTAACGGAAGAGGAGTACATACAATTTGGAGTGCCTTATGATAAGCAGGTCCTGAATTCGATTTCAAATGATTCCTGGTTCAACATCCTGCATATTCACGGTACAGACATTATGCATAAGTTGCTCATCGACTATCCGGTTCACGCGTTTAACTGGCATATTTGGGAAACGGCTCCTTCTGTGAGCGAATTTATTAAGCTGGTTCCCGATAAAACGATTGTCGGCGGCCTCCAGAGATTCCATATTACGAATGGCCGAATGGAAGATTTAAGGCACGAAATCAAAGAGGTATCCGGGCTGGTCAACAACAATAAGTTAATACTTGCCCCCGGATGTGTGATCAGATATCCTGTAAGGCAGGCCGTTCTTGAAGAGCTGACTGGCGAAATTATCAGGTCGACAGGAACAGTCGCCGAAAAATAA
- a CDS encoding MOSC domain-containing protein, whose translation MKNVVTALYKVAAAGEPMVAVDEVKTIPGKGLEGDRYSYGAGTWSQRSPDRDLTIIDTAALERLQSEFGITLAPGEHRRNIETEGINPLDLIGKEFTIGSVSLYGVRVCHPCKYLEDLTGKSGLLKGMMNSGVFVRILSEGTIMIGDEVKIVSE comes from the coding sequence ATGAAAAATGTCGTCACCGCACTTTATAAGGTGGCTGCTGCAGGGGAGCCGATGGTTGCCGTCGACGAAGTCAAGACGATTCCCGGGAAAGGCTTGGAAGGAGACCGCTATTCGTACGGGGCCGGCACATGGTCCCAGCGGTCTCCCGATAGAGATTTGACGATTATCGACACGGCGGCTTTGGAGCGCCTACAGTCGGAATTCGGGATTACGCTGGCACCCGGCGAGCATCGGCGAAATATCGAAACAGAAGGGATCAATCCGCTCGATCTGATCGGAAAAGAATTTACGATCGGTTCGGTATCGTTGTATGGGGTTCGTGTTTGCCATCCCTGCAAATACCTGGAAGATCTTACGGGGAAATCGGGATTACTGAAAGGGATGATGAACAGCGGGGTTTTCGTCCGGATTTTGTCAGAAGGCACCATAATGATAGGAGACGAGGTCAAGATCGTTTCCGAATGA
- a CDS encoding ABC transporter ATP-binding protein, giving the protein MDEPLLKVQSLKKWFPVKDGFAKKYVQAVNGISLTLNRGETLGIVGESGSGKSTLGRCIIRLIEPSSGEVWLGDKNILSLSSHELRKMRRKFQMVFQDPYASLNPRQKIGDIIGESLKIHQLAGSKTEMDMKIADILSMVGIRPEFAKRYPHEMSGGQRQRVGLARALAVSPELIVFDEAVSALDVSIQAQILNLIKDLQDELRLSYIFITHDLSVVRHVATHIGVMYLGELVEMAEAEELFTNPKHPYTRALLSAVPVHDKRHKRERILLGGDIPSPMDPPSGCRFHTRCPLAQPECSRKAPEVRQVSDGHLYTCSVVEHD; this is encoded by the coding sequence ATCGATGAGCCGCTGCTTAAAGTTCAGAGTCTAAAGAAGTGGTTTCCCGTAAAAGACGGCTTCGCCAAAAAATATGTTCAGGCAGTAAATGGCATCAGTTTAACGTTAAACCGCGGCGAAACACTTGGGATTGTAGGCGAATCCGGTTCGGGCAAATCGACCTTGGGGCGATGCATCATCCGATTGATCGAGCCGTCGTCGGGGGAGGTATGGCTGGGAGATAAGAACATTTTGTCTTTAAGCTCCCATGAATTAAGAAAGATGCGTCGAAAGTTCCAAATGGTGTTCCAGGATCCGTACGCTTCCTTAAATCCGAGGCAAAAAATCGGCGATATCATCGGCGAATCGCTGAAAATTCACCAATTGGCCGGCAGCAAGACGGAGATGGATATGAAAATCGCCGACATATTGAGCATGGTGGGAATCCGGCCGGAATTCGCCAAAAGATACCCGCACGAAATGTCGGGAGGGCAAAGACAAAGGGTCGGGCTAGCTAGAGCGCTCGCTGTTTCGCCCGAGCTCATTGTTTTTGACGAAGCGGTCTCTGCTTTGGACGTGTCGATTCAAGCACAGATTTTAAACTTGATTAAAGATTTGCAGGACGAACTCCGGTTGTCTTACATTTTTATAACCCATGATTTAAGTGTGGTCAGACATGTAGCTACTCACATCGGCGTGATGTATTTGGGAGAGTTGGTGGAAATGGCGGAAGCGGAGGAATTATTTACGAATCCGAAGCATCCTTATACGAGGGCGCTGCTGTCCGCCGTGCCGGTTCACGACAAGCGGCACAAACGCGAGAGAATCCTGCTGGGAGGAGATATTCCCAGTCCGATGGATCCTCCGTCGGGCTGCCGGTTCCATACCCGCTGTCCGCTGGCGCAGCCGGAATGCTCGCGGAAAGCTCCGGAAGTCAGACAAGTCTCCGACGGTCATCTATATACGTGTTCCGTCGTTGAGCACGATTAA
- a CDS encoding ABC transporter ATP-binding protein, with the protein MSSAVLKVNDLTVYFDTAHGVAKAIDRLNFELQKGQIMGIVGESGCGKSLTSRAVMGLLPSVVSKVSGQIYFYGDDLLVKSEPEMRKIRGNEISMIFQEPMTSLNPVYTIGNQLTETIRLHQKVNKKEAYVKAIEMLQLVRIPSPEKRFKQFPHELSGGMRQRVMIAIALSCNPKILIADEPTTALDVTIQAEIIELMKELRNRLSMSIIMISHDLGVISEMADKVMVMYAGSAVEYADIDQIFENPLHPYTQGLINSLPTMKVKKDRLETIEGTVPNNYEMPHGCKFHARCRHSRPQCEAADPEFYDVQGGLVKCWMYTKEWNAVDN; encoded by the coding sequence ATGTCTTCCGCCGTATTGAAAGTGAATGACCTGACCGTTTATTTTGATACAGCCCATGGAGTAGCCAAGGCGATCGACCGTTTGAATTTTGAGCTTCAAAAGGGGCAAATTATGGGGATTGTTGGCGAATCGGGATGCGGCAAAAGCTTGACATCAAGAGCGGTTATGGGCCTGCTGCCTTCTGTGGTGTCCAAAGTGAGCGGGCAAATTTATTTTTATGGCGACGATTTGCTCGTCAAGTCGGAGCCCGAAATGCGCAAAATTCGCGGCAACGAGATATCGATGATCTTCCAGGAGCCGATGACCTCGTTAAATCCGGTGTACACGATAGGTAATCAACTGACGGAAACGATCAGGCTACATCAAAAAGTGAACAAAAAAGAAGCTTACGTTAAAGCGATCGAGATGCTGCAGCTCGTTCGCATCCCTTCGCCGGAAAAACGGTTTAAACAGTTCCCCCATGAGCTTTCGGGCGGTATGCGGCAAAGGGTGATGATCGCCATCGCGCTTTCCTGCAATCCGAAAATTCTTATAGCGGACGAACCGACAACCGCTCTGGACGTCACTATACAAGCCGAAATTATCGAACTCATGAAAGAATTAAGAAACAGATTGTCCATGTCCATCATTATGATTTCCCACGATTTGGGGGTTATCTCGGAGATGGCGGATAAGGTGATGGTAATGTACGCCGGAAGCGCTGTGGAATACGCGGATATTGACCAAATATTTGAAAATCCGCTTCATCCGTACACGCAGGGTCTCATCAATTCGCTTCCGACTATGAAGGTCAAGAAAGACAGACTGGAGACGATTGAAGGAACGGTTCCGAATAATTACGAAATGCCTCATGGCTGTAAATTCCATGCGAGATGCAGGCACAGCCGCCCGCAATGCGAAGCCGCGGATCCCGAGTTTTATGACGTTCAAGGCGGATTAGTCAAGTGCTGGATGTACACAAAGGAGTGGAATGCCGTTGACAACTGA
- a CDS encoding ABC transporter permease — protein MWKNLKRNKAGLLGLTIIIVVLFCALAANIISPYDPLQQDIANKLKPPAWSEGGSGAHLLGTDQLGRDILSRVIHGSQISILISVAGTLVAIVTGLVLGSISGYYGGKWDSVIMRFVDINMAFPFVLLAIFIVAVMGPGVANIILVAGLSAGVSLARLIRGEILAVKELEYIEAIKSVGARDSAVIFKHIIPNIFNAIIVIATLEMAQLILVESSLSFLGLGVPAEIPTWGKMLSESRTLILSEPWVAIFPGLAITLTVLGINLFGDWLRDYFDPKLSGSSK, from the coding sequence ATGTGGAAAAACTTGAAGCGCAATAAAGCGGGATTGCTTGGCCTCACGATCATTATCGTCGTGCTGTTTTGCGCCCTGGCAGCGAATATTATATCTCCATACGATCCTCTTCAGCAGGATATCGCCAATAAATTAAAACCTCCGGCGTGGAGCGAGGGCGGAAGCGGCGCGCATTTGCTCGGAACGGACCAATTGGGCCGGGATATATTAAGCAGAGTGATTCATGGCAGCCAGATTTCCATCCTGATCAGCGTAGCGGGAACCTTGGTGGCCATCGTTACCGGACTTGTTCTCGGATCGATCAGCGGCTACTACGGGGGCAAATGGGACTCGGTGATCATGAGATTTGTCGATATCAACATGGCGTTTCCTTTCGTGCTGCTTGCCATTTTTATCGTTGCGGTTATGGGGCCCGGGGTGGCAAATATCATATTAGTCGCCGGACTGAGCGCCGGTGTCAGCCTGGCGCGTTTGATCCGGGGGGAAATATTGGCTGTAAAAGAGCTGGAATATATCGAGGCGATCAAATCCGTTGGAGCCAGAGATTCGGCTGTGATCTTCAAGCACATTATTCCGAACATTTTTAACGCAATCATAGTTATCGCCACGCTGGAGATGGCGCAATTGATACTGGTAGAATCCTCGTTAAGCTTCCTAGGTTTGGGAGTGCCTGCGGAAATTCCCACATGGGGAAAAATGTTGTCCGAATCGAGAACGCTCATCCTTTCGGAGCCGTGGGTGGCGATATTTCCGGGTCTGGCTATCACGCTGACCGTGCTCGGTATCAATTTGTTCGGAGACTGGCTAAGGGACTATTTCGATCCTAAGCTCAGCGGCAGCTCCAAATAA
- a CDS encoding ABC transporter permease: protein MRRLYQSIFVILGVTMVVFLILHIAGDPVQLFLPPGASTEMIEEYRQALGLNDPIWVQYLRFLKGLVVGDFGKSFYYNEPAMKLVMERFPATLQLTFASMIMTIAIGFPAGIISAVMRNSKTDFVIRILALLGQCVPVFWIGILLIILFSVKLHWLPTSGRGTFLHLLMPAFALGMYSAATTTRLLRSSMLEILNKEYILVARAKGLHPYFVILKHALKNAVSAVLTVLGMHIAGLLGGAVITETVFAWPGIGRLAVQSINNRDFAVVEAVVILISVSYVTINLLVDICYAIINPRIKLNGGG, encoded by the coding sequence TTGCGCCGATTATACCAGTCCATATTTGTGATCCTGGGGGTCACCATGGTGGTATTTCTTATATTGCATATTGCAGGCGACCCCGTCCAATTGTTTTTACCGCCGGGCGCGTCGACTGAAATGATTGAAGAATACCGTCAGGCCTTGGGTTTAAACGATCCGATTTGGGTGCAGTACTTGCGTTTCTTAAAGGGGCTGGTCGTCGGCGACTTCGGAAAGTCGTTTTATTACAACGAACCGGCTATGAAATTGGTGATGGAGCGTTTTCCGGCGACCTTGCAGCTCACGTTCGCCAGTATGATTATGACGATTGCCATCGGTTTTCCAGCAGGGATTATTTCAGCCGTGATGCGCAACTCCAAAACCGACTTTGTCATCCGAATATTGGCATTGCTCGGACAATGCGTACCTGTTTTCTGGATCGGCATTCTCCTTATCATTTTGTTTTCCGTTAAGCTGCACTGGTTGCCGACGTCCGGGAGGGGCACATTTTTGCATTTGCTGATGCCGGCATTTGCGCTAGGCATGTACTCTGCGGCCACGACAACGCGCCTGCTTCGCTCGTCGATGCTGGAAATTTTAAATAAGGAATACATTTTGGTTGCCAGAGCGAAGGGGCTTCACCCCTATTTCGTGATTTTGAAGCATGCTTTGAAAAATGCAGTCAGCGCCGTGCTTACCGTTCTCGGCATGCACATTGCCGGTTTGCTCGGCGGGGCCGTCATTACGGAAACGGTGTTCGCTTGGCCGGGAATCGGTCGACTGGCCGTGCAATCGATCAATAACCGAGATTTTGCCGTTGTCGAAGCGGTCGTTATTTTGATCTCCGTAAGTTATGTAACCATTAATTTGCTGGTGGACATCTGCTACGCGATCATCAATCCACGGATCAAGTTGAATGGGGGAGGCTAG
- a CDS encoding ABC transporter substrate-binding protein, whose product MKKSLCAVLAVILVIGVLAGCTNAGPETKQESADGSSGEIQRLTFSQNTDTQDIEPYNGTSTNSATITFQMFNALTRTDTDGKVIGDLAESFQAVDDVTWQFKLKKGVKFHNGEDFNAEAVKFSVERMINPENKFQLAPDFSILKEAVIIDENTVNIVTKNSYNGLPLRMIYLVMVPPKYIKEKGNDYFRKNPVGTGPFKFKEYVKDDHVTLTVNDQYFKGASKIKELVFKPIPEEASRIAALEAGEVDLVTGVSSSQVERLKKNQNLEVVSFPTTRAVYIGFNMLNNPVVQKRAFRQALNYAVDVDSIIKNVLDGQGKRLATVFLDHFQGYTSDVKPYPFDQAKAKELLKESGYNNEPLTLVISSALGSLKEVAETVSSQLRQVGVNVNVVQKENALLRTELAAGKIDPLFFYTFGGPYNSADLISKVAFGTKERYSTYWNKDMDDLRSKAISVIDMKESNALWKQFQEIFKDDAPAIFLYQQYGITAYSKKLKNYKPRMDELVLFDNISN is encoded by the coding sequence ATGAAAAAAAGCTTATGTGCAGTACTCGCTGTCATACTGGTAATTGGTGTTTTGGCCGGCTGTACGAATGCTGGCCCGGAAACAAAGCAAGAGAGCGCTGACGGCAGCAGCGGAGAGATTCAAAGACTCACCTTCTCGCAAAATACGGATACGCAAGATATCGAGCCATACAACGGAACAAGCACAAACTCGGCGACCATCACCTTTCAGATGTTTAATGCGCTAACCCGTACCGATACGGACGGTAAAGTCATCGGAGATTTGGCGGAATCCTTTCAAGCCGTCGATGACGTCACCTGGCAGTTCAAGCTGAAGAAGGGGGTCAAATTCCATAACGGCGAAGATTTCAATGCGGAAGCCGTCAAATTCAGCGTCGAGAGAATGATCAATCCCGAAAACAAGTTTCAGCTCGCTCCCGACTTTTCCATACTGAAAGAAGCTGTCATTATCGATGAAAATACCGTTAACATCGTTACCAAAAATTCGTACAACGGGCTGCCTTTGCGGATGATTTATCTAGTTATGGTCCCTCCCAAGTACATTAAGGAAAAAGGAAACGATTATTTTCGCAAAAATCCCGTTGGAACAGGGCCTTTCAAATTCAAGGAATACGTGAAAGACGATCATGTGACGCTGACCGTAAACGATCAATACTTTAAAGGCGCATCGAAGATCAAGGAGCTCGTCTTCAAGCCGATTCCCGAGGAAGCATCGAGAATTGCCGCGCTGGAGGCAGGCGAAGTTGATCTTGTCACCGGTGTTTCCTCCTCTCAGGTCGAACGTCTGAAGAAAAATCAAAACCTGGAAGTCGTCAGCTTTCCGACGACAAGAGCCGTGTATATAGGATTCAATATGCTGAACAATCCCGTGGTGCAAAAAAGAGCGTTCCGTCAGGCACTCAATTATGCGGTCGACGTGGATTCGATAATCAAGAACGTGCTCGACGGTCAAGGAAAAAGACTTGCCACCGTGTTCCTGGATCATTTCCAAGGGTACACCAGCGATGTGAAGCCGTATCCGTTTGATCAGGCCAAAGCGAAGGAGTTGCTCAAGGAATCGGGCTACAACAACGAGCCGTTGACGCTGGTCATTTCATCGGCTCTCGGCAGCTTAAAGGAAGTGGCGGAAACTGTGTCCAGCCAACTGCGGCAGGTCGGTGTCAACGTAAACGTAGTGCAAAAGGAAAACGCGCTGCTAAGAACGGAGCTTGCGGCCGGAAAGATCGATCCTCTGTTCTTCTATACGTTCGGAGGACCATACAATTCGGCAGATCTCATTTCGAAGGTTGCTTTTGGAACGAAGGAAAGATACTCCACTTATTGGAATAAGGATATGGACGATTTGAGGTCGAAGGCAATTTCGGTGATCGATATGAAGGAGTCCAACGCTCTGTGGAAACAATTCCAGGAAATATTCAAGGATGACGCGCCAGCTATATTCCTGTATCAACAGTACGGAATTACCGCATACAGCAAAAAGCTAAAAAACTACAAGCCGCGTATGGACGAACTGGTTCTTTTTGATAATATAAGCAATTAA
- a CDS encoding M24 family metallopeptidase, whose protein sequence is MDKASLLKKRIFGLRQKMDREGIDLAIFMKPENVFYFSGFNPVLNSHKTFVLVPLEGEPALLVHCIRGDHAKEEAWLQNIYFHGKWGDKEPVDLNPVKAIVSIAQKNNIPLRTLGLELAFLPYNAMQELVQAAGEPKVADLSGYCDESRLIKDDYEIDMIRKSSVLADRAMEVMIENLRSGATEAEACTEGQYAMRRLWQTEFAEYEISGFGGQEGGIIDALNCWILTDSRIAYGCDCPTAKKPEKGQLVLPMVWSKLGGYHAENERTLYAGQLDEFKTRAYDAMLRARSSVFRLIRPGVSFESLYLSAVKVYDEAGFGSILPGRIGHGIGLSAHEFPSIRQGNLIELQPGMVFTVEPGLMSADWGGVRHADTVLVTDSGYELLTKTDNGNLSI, encoded by the coding sequence TTGGATAAGGCGTCATTATTAAAGAAAAGAATTTTCGGATTGCGGCAAAAAATGGATCGGGAAGGCATCGATCTGGCTATATTTATGAAGCCGGAGAACGTATTTTATTTCAGTGGATTTAATCCTGTGCTGAACAGCCATAAGACGTTTGTGCTTGTGCCTCTCGAAGGGGAACCGGCCCTCTTGGTACACTGTATCCGCGGAGACCACGCCAAAGAGGAGGCATGGCTGCAAAACATTTACTTTCACGGAAAATGGGGCGACAAAGAGCCTGTCGATCTTAATCCGGTTAAGGCCATCGTCAGCATTGCGCAGAAAAACAATATTCCGCTGCGCACACTTGGTCTCGAGCTTGCGTTTCTTCCCTACAATGCGATGCAGGAGCTTGTTCAAGCGGCGGGAGAACCTAAAGTGGCGGATTTGTCGGGTTATTGCGACGAATCCAGATTGATCAAGGACGATTACGAAATCGACATGATCCGTAAATCGTCGGTATTGGCGGATCGGGCGATGGAAGTCATGATCGAAAATTTGCGCAGCGGCGCTACGGAGGCTGAAGCGTGTACCGAAGGACAGTATGCCATGAGGCGGCTGTGGCAAACCGAATTCGCCGAGTATGAAATTTCCGGATTCGGCGGTCAGGAGGGCGGGATTATCGATGCCTTGAACTGCTGGATACTGACCGATTCGCGAATCGCTTACGGCTGTGACTGTCCTACAGCCAAAAAGCCGGAGAAAGGCCAACTTGTACTGCCGATGGTCTGGTCCAAGCTGGGGGGATACCATGCGGAGAACGAAAGAACCTTGTACGCGGGACAGTTGGACGAGTTTAAAACTCGTGCATACGATGCGATGTTAAGGGCCAGGTCAAGCGTCTTTCGGCTTATCCGGCCTGGAGTTTCATTCGAAAGCCTGTATTTGTCGGCGGTTAAGGTTTACGACGAAGCGGGCTTCGGCAGTATACTGCCCGGCCGTATCGGGCATGGTATCGGATTGTCTGCTCACGAGTTCCCTTCCATCAGACAGGGGAATTTAATCGAGCTGCAGCCCGGCATGGTGTTTACGGTAGAGCCAGGGCTGATGTCGGCCGACTGGGGCGGAGTCAGACATGCGGACACCGTGCTTGTCACCGATTCGGGATACGAGCTTTTGACCAAAACAGATAACGGAAACTTATCGATCTAG